The following proteins come from a genomic window of Geothrix edaphica:
- a CDS encoding SpoIVB peptidase S55 domain-containing protein, with amino-acid sequence MRLVALAFALLSLAPLAAQGPATLAVSEIRAGMKGYGRTVFQGGKIDRFEFEVLGVQKNAAPGRSRIMVRASGGPLAETGILAGMSGSPCYIDGKLVGALSTGILFEKEAIGGITPIAEMLDQLRDIPETAPSRTPLILPKLEPPKVLKAALAGEMLDFRTLMGEADPQALPMALVGSSLGAEARRLWSGLPITFAAAPVLSGGREEASPIEPGGMAAITLMQGDLDLAAAGTITFISGKRVLLFGHQLFNLGPVDLPLWSATVASSVASYQSSFKMAMPVAPIGALRLDRSSGVAGLLGAEARMVPLRIGLNLGGKRTLNFRFELMDHPVATPALVATAVAQTLDAHTRGLGLQSLSMQGNIKLAGHPAILIENVIADLNPSRMSQYIGAMLQAIMLNPFEKPVFEGISLTIKAEERLDLSGIAGVRLLKARAKRGEVLPVLVTLQNIQGVRETATFNIQVPSSAAKGKATLMVGDGFSLMAADPDERMIDVANLGDVVRLLNGALRNNHAYALLVQAQPGAGLRGSRIEGIPPTVASLVSGDGASSDNKLQRRIVGRAVLPLDREVRGLSQLDVEIE; translated from the coding sequence ATGAGACTGGTCGCCCTCGCTTTCGCCCTCCTTTCCCTGGCTCCCCTGGCCGCCCAGGGGCCTGCCACCCTGGCCGTTTCCGAGATCCGGGCCGGCATGAAGGGCTACGGCCGGACGGTGTTCCAGGGCGGCAAGATCGACCGGTTCGAATTCGAGGTCCTTGGGGTACAGAAGAACGCCGCTCCCGGGCGGAGCCGGATCATGGTCCGGGCCTCGGGCGGTCCCTTGGCGGAAACCGGCATCCTGGCGGGGATGAGCGGCAGTCCCTGCTACATCGACGGGAAGCTCGTCGGGGCCCTGAGCACAGGCATCCTCTTCGAGAAGGAGGCCATCGGCGGCATCACGCCCATCGCGGAAATGCTGGATCAGCTCCGGGACATCCCGGAAACCGCGCCCAGCCGCACCCCCCTGATCCTGCCCAAGCTGGAGCCGCCCAAGGTCCTCAAGGCGGCCCTGGCGGGGGAGATGCTGGATTTCCGGACCCTGATGGGCGAGGCGGATCCCCAGGCGCTGCCCATGGCCCTCGTCGGCAGCAGCCTGGGGGCCGAGGCCCGGCGCCTCTGGTCCGGGCTGCCCATCACCTTCGCCGCGGCGCCGGTCCTGTCCGGGGGGCGAGAGGAAGCCAGCCCCATCGAACCCGGGGGCATGGCGGCCATCACCCTTATGCAGGGGGACCTGGATCTGGCGGCCGCGGGCACGATCACGTTCATCTCGGGCAAGCGGGTGCTGCTCTTCGGCCACCAGCTGTTCAACCTCGGTCCCGTGGATCTGCCGCTCTGGTCCGCCACGGTGGCCAGCTCGGTGGCGAGCTACCAGAGCTCCTTCAAGATGGCCATGCCGGTGGCGCCCATCGGTGCCCTGCGGCTGGACCGCAGCTCGGGCGTGGCGGGCCTGCTGGGGGCCGAGGCACGCATGGTCCCGCTGCGGATCGGCCTGAACCTGGGGGGCAAGCGCACCCTGAACTTCCGCTTCGAGTTGATGGACCACCCGGTGGCCACGCCGGCGCTGGTGGCCACGGCCGTGGCCCAGACGCTGGACGCCCACACCCGCGGCCTCGGGCTCCAGAGCCTGTCCATGCAGGGCAACATCAAGCTGGCCGGGCATCCCGCCATCCTGATCGAGAACGTCATCGCGGACCTGAACCCCTCTCGCATGTCCCAGTACATCGGCGCCATGCTCCAGGCCATCATGCTCAACCCCTTCGAGAAGCCGGTGTTCGAGGGCATCTCCCTGACCATCAAGGCCGAGGAGCGGCTGGACCTGTCGGGCATCGCCGGGGTGCGCCTGCTGAAGGCCCGGGCCAAGCGGGGCGAGGTGCTGCCGGTGCTCGTGACCCTCCAGAACATCCAGGGCGTGCGGGAGACGGCCACCTTCAACATCCAGGTGCCCTCCTCCGCCGCCAAGGGCAAGGCCACCCTCATGGTGGGTGACGGCTTCAGCCTCATGGCCGCGGATCCCGACGAGCGCATGATCGACGTGGCCAACCTGGGCGATGTGGTGCGCCTCCTGAACGGGGCCCTCCGGAACAACCACGCCTATGCCCTCCTGGTGCAGGCCCAGCCCGGCGCGGGCCTGCGCGGCAGCCGCATCGAGGGCATCCCCCCCACGGTGGCGAGCCTGGTGAGCGGCGACGGGGCCAGCAGCGACAACAAGCTGCAGCGGCGCATCGTCGGTCGGGCGGTGCTGCCCCTGGACCGGGAGGTGCGGGGCCTCAGCCAGCTGGATGTGGAAATCGAATGA